From the genome of Nerophis ophidion isolate RoL-2023_Sa linkage group LG25, RoL_Noph_v1.0, whole genome shotgun sequence, one region includes:
- the LOC133543081 gene encoding uncharacterized protein LOC133543081 isoform X2: MEVDGSCTDGTSSADLRIEPTFPRRLELRAPREASADSALRLALTRAECSTPKQQQACSLSRINTPGFDEREQRKSQQTRGTFARTSLSSHDSPVFRDRTLPLNIHPDS; encoded by the exons atggaagtcgacggcagctgtacggacggcacaagctcagctgatctccg AATCGAACCcacgtttcctcggcggctggagctgcgtgcgCCAAGAGAGGCCTCTGCTGACAGTGCACTCAGACTCgccctcactcgtgctgagtgcagcacgcccaagcagcaacaagcctgcagcctgtcaagaatcaacacacctggatttgatgagagggagcagcgtaaaagccagcagacccgaggaacctttgccagaacgtcgctatctTCTCA tgactcccctgtcttccgtgatcgtaccttgcctctcaacatccatccggattcataa